In the Pseudomonas sp. ADAK2 genome, one interval contains:
- a CDS encoding aminodeoxychorismate/anthranilate synthase component II encodes MLLMIDNYDSFTYNVVQYLGELGSQVKVVRNDELTIAEIEALNPERIVVSPGPCTPTEAGISIAAIKHFAGKLPILGVCLGHQSIGQAFGGDVVRARQVMHGKTSPVFHEDKGVFEGLNRPLTVTRYHSLIVKRETLPDCLELTAWTQLEDGSVDEIMGLRHKTLNIEGVQFHPESILTEQGHELFANFLKQTGGTR; translated from the coding sequence ATGTTGCTGATGATCGATAACTACGACTCTTTTACCTACAACGTTGTGCAGTACCTTGGTGAGCTCGGCTCCCAGGTCAAAGTCGTGCGCAACGATGAACTCACTATTGCTGAAATTGAAGCCCTCAACCCTGAGCGCATCGTGGTGTCCCCCGGTCCTTGCACGCCGACCGAAGCCGGCATTTCCATCGCAGCGATCAAGCACTTCGCCGGCAAGCTGCCGATCCTCGGCGTCTGCCTCGGTCACCAGTCCATCGGCCAGGCCTTTGGTGGTGATGTGGTGCGTGCCCGTCAGGTCATGCACGGTAAGACTAGTCCGGTATTCCACGAGGACAAGGGTGTTTTCGAAGGCCTGAACCGTCCGTTGACCGTCACCCGCTACCACTCGCTGATCGTCAAACGTGAAACCTTGCCCGACTGCCTGGAGCTGACCGCCTGGACCCAACTCGAAGACGGCTCGGTCGACGAAATCATGGGCCTGCGCCACAAGACGCTGAACATCGAGGGTGTGCAATTTCACCCTGAATCGATCCTCACCGAGCAGGGCCACGAGCTGTTCGCCAACTTCCTCAAACAAACCGGCGGCACGCGCTAA
- a CDS encoding OsmC family protein has translation MKARIQWAGEAMFLGESGSGHVVVMDGPPDAGGRNLGVRPMEMLLLGVGGCSNFDVVSILKKSRQAVESCEAFLEAERATEDPKVFTKIHMHFVVKGRGLKEAQVKRAIELSAEKYCSASIMLGAAGVAITHDYEIIELG, from the coding sequence ATGAAGGCACGCATCCAATGGGCTGGCGAAGCCATGTTCCTCGGTGAGTCCGGCAGCGGTCATGTCGTGGTCATGGACGGTCCGCCGGACGCCGGTGGTCGCAACCTGGGTGTACGCCCGATGGAAATGCTCCTGCTGGGTGTCGGCGGTTGCAGCAATTTCGATGTGGTCAGCATCCTCAAGAAGTCCCGGCAGGCCGTTGAAAGCTGCGAAGCCTTCCTCGAAGCCGAGCGCGCGACCGAAGATCCAAAAGTCTTCACCAAGATCCACATGCACTTCGTGGTCAAGGGCCGGGGCCTGAAAGAAGCCCAGGTCAAACGCGCCATCGAACTGTCCGCCGAGAAGTATTGCTCGGCCTCGATCATGCTCGGCGCGGCTGGCGTGGCGATTACCCACGACTACGAGATCATCGAACTCGGTTGA
- a CDS encoding DUF805 domain-containing protein, whose protein sequence is MSDNRFKIVFDGALLPGVDVTTAKLNLAELYKSEVFAVERLFTGKTVTLKQGLSQTDAQTYLQALTKTGIDARIESEPSIELNLADAHEHVPASSQPVFTEPSSPYAPPRAAVGEYLPAFSTLKPFGVEGRIGRLRYLAWTMTLTLVMLAAGTVAAVLAIAIISADSTAGLIIGGLVAFLLCIAVAVVSIQISVQRLHDIGWSGWTWLLNLVPLLGSFFPFVIMAVPGSNIANQYGPPPPPNTTAVKVLASLWVVFTAIVFITLLAGGFNAIQQEYENAAETSYDSGSVTTDEVEAEPADEAEQAPDSADDEAEEAPAPVDSAKE, encoded by the coding sequence ATGAGCGACAACCGTTTCAAGATCGTTTTCGACGGCGCTCTGCTGCCAGGTGTTGATGTCACCACTGCCAAGCTCAATCTCGCCGAGCTGTATAAAAGCGAAGTGTTTGCTGTTGAACGGCTGTTCACCGGCAAGACAGTCACGCTCAAACAAGGCTTGTCGCAGACCGACGCGCAAACCTATCTGCAGGCGCTGACGAAAACCGGCATCGATGCCCGAATCGAAAGCGAACCGTCGATAGAGCTGAATCTGGCCGATGCTCACGAGCATGTGCCCGCCAGCAGCCAACCTGTATTTACCGAGCCTTCCTCCCCTTACGCGCCGCCCCGAGCCGCTGTCGGCGAATACCTGCCGGCGTTTTCCACGCTCAAGCCCTTCGGCGTCGAAGGCCGCATCGGCCGCCTGCGTTATCTCGCGTGGACGATGACCCTGACGCTGGTCATGCTGGCCGCCGGTACGGTAGCGGCCGTACTGGCCATCGCGATCATCAGTGCCGATTCGACAGCAGGCCTTATTATTGGCGGCCTGGTAGCGTTCCTCCTATGCATCGCCGTCGCCGTCGTCAGTATTCAGATCAGCGTCCAGCGCCTGCACGACATCGGCTGGTCCGGCTGGACCTGGCTACTGAACCTTGTGCCGCTTCTGGGCAGTTTCTTCCCGTTCGTGATCATGGCGGTGCCGGGCAGCAACATTGCCAACCAATACGGCCCACCTCCTCCGCCGAATACCACGGCGGTCAAGGTGCTGGCTTCGCTCTGGGTTGTGTTTACAGCGATCGTCTTCATAACTTTGCTGGCGGGCGGTTTCAACGCTATCCAGCAAGAATACGAAAATGCGGCGGAAACCAGCTACGACAGCGGTTCGGTGACCACCGACGAAGTCGAAGCCGAGCCCGCCGACGAGGCTGAGCAAGCACCCGATTCCGCAGACGATGAAGCCGAAGAAGCCCCGGCCCCTGTAGACTCTGCGAAAGAATGA
- the speD gene encoding adenosylmethionine decarboxylase: MKSKLKLHGFNNLTKTLSFNIYDICYAETPQDQQAYVEYINEEYNAKRLTQILTEVVDIIGANILNIASQDYDPQGASVTILISEEPVTPTDSQIEESPGPLPEIILAHLDKSHITVHTYPEIHPVDGIATFRVDIDVSTCGVISPLKALNFLIHQFDSDIVTVDYRVRGFTRDVEGKKHFIDHEINSIQNYLSEDTRDSYQMTDVNVYQENLFHTKMLLKNFELDDYLFGDATNSLSSEQRAQVTDRVKHEMLEIFYARNMPT; this comes from the coding sequence GTGAAAAGCAAACTCAAGCTCCACGGGTTCAATAACCTGACAAAGACCTTGAGCTTCAACATCTATGACATCTGCTACGCGGAAACCCCGCAAGACCAGCAGGCTTACGTCGAGTACATCAATGAAGAGTACAACGCGAAACGCCTGACGCAGATCCTCACGGAAGTTGTCGATATCATTGGTGCCAACATCCTGAACATCGCCAGTCAGGACTATGATCCACAGGGCGCCAGCGTCACGATTCTGATCTCTGAAGAGCCGGTAACCCCGACCGACAGCCAGATCGAAGAGTCCCCGGGCCCGTTGCCCGAGATTATCCTGGCCCACCTCGACAAGAGCCACATCACGGTGCACACCTACCCGGAAATCCATCCGGTGGACGGTATTGCGACATTCCGTGTGGACATTGACGTGTCGACCTGCGGCGTCATTTCACCGCTTAAAGCGCTCAACTTCCTGATTCACCAGTTCGATTCGGACATCGTGACCGTGGATTATCGCGTGCGCGGGTTCACCCGTGACGTTGAAGGCAAAAAGCACTTCATCGACCACGAGATCAACTCGATCCAGAACTACCTCTCCGAAGACACCCGCGACAGTTACCAGATGACTGACGTGAACGTGTACCAGGAAAACCTGTTCCACACCAAAATGCTGCTGAAGAACTTCGAACTGGACGACTACCTGTTCGGCGATGCGACCAACAGCCTGTCCTCTGAGCAACGTGCCCAGGTGACCGATCGGGTGAAACACGAAATGCTGGAAATCTTCTACGCGCGAAACATGCCGACCTAA
- a CDS encoding SDR family NAD(P)-dependent oxidoreductase, with translation MTRYALITGASSGIGLAMAEALARRGHSLILVARQRDQLESIAIELTQRFGVEVLFRACDLGEPLRLSGFLLELEEGDRQIDLLVNCAGIGTCGPFLAQDWMTEQDLIEVNILALTRLCHAIGNSMALQGGGQILNVASVAAFHPGPWMSTYYASKAYVLHFSEGLRVELKKCAVKVSVLCPGPTRTAFFHTAQLDTVKVTDSRLLMSPEEVALYTVRALAKNRAIIIPGRLNRWLAFLPRFGSRWLTRTIAGMVNKAYCPR, from the coding sequence ATGACCCGTTACGCTCTGATCACTGGCGCTTCCAGCGGCATCGGCCTGGCGATGGCCGAGGCGCTGGCCCGCCGCGGCCACAGCCTGATTCTGGTGGCCCGACAGCGTGATCAGCTGGAAAGCATTGCGATTGAACTGACTCAGCGTTTTGGCGTTGAAGTGCTATTCCGCGCCTGCGACCTGGGCGAACCGTTAAGGCTGTCCGGTTTTTTGCTGGAACTGGAAGAAGGTGATCGCCAGATCGACCTGCTGGTCAACTGCGCCGGAATCGGTACGTGCGGCCCGTTCCTGGCCCAGGACTGGATGACCGAGCAGGACTTGATCGAGGTGAACATCCTCGCCCTCACCCGCCTGTGCCACGCCATTGGTAACAGCATGGCGTTGCAGGGCGGCGGGCAGATTCTGAATGTCGCCTCGGTGGCGGCCTTCCATCCCGGGCCGTGGATGAGCACTTATTACGCGAGCAAGGCGTATGTGCTGCACTTTTCCGAAGGCTTGCGTGTCGAGTTGAAGAAATGCGCGGTCAAGGTGTCGGTGCTGTGCCCAGGCCCCACGCGTACGGCGTTTTTCCACACGGCGCAACTGGACACCGTCAAAGTCACCGACAGTAGACTGCTGATGAGTCCGGAAGAAGTGGCGCTGTACACCGTGCGGGCCCTGGCAAAAAATCGCGCCATCATTATTCCTGGCCGGCTGAATCGCTGGCTCGCCTTCCTGCCACGATTCGGTTCGCGATGGCTGACCCGGACAATCGCCGGTATGGTCAACAAGGCCTACTGCCCGCGCTAA
- the coq7 gene encoding 2-polyprenyl-3-methyl-6-methoxy-1,4-benzoquinone monooxygenase: MTTQRHYSPIDRLLLQADAAMRTLLPFSGQPYRPSPAIVQPETQMSDEDTRHVAGLMRINHTGEVCAQALYQGQALTAKLPHVRAAMEHAAEEEIDHLVWCEQRIQQLGSHTSILNPLFYGMSFGIGAVAGLISDKVSLGFVAATEHQVCKHLNEHLEQLPAEDEKSRAILEQMRIDEEHHAESALDAGGFRFPAPVKFGMSLLAKVMTKSTYRI; the protein is encoded by the coding sequence ATGACTACCCAGCGTCACTACTCGCCGATTGACCGTCTTCTGCTGCAAGCCGATGCCGCGATGCGTACCCTGCTGCCTTTCAGTGGCCAGCCGTACCGTCCGTCGCCAGCCATCGTGCAGCCGGAAACGCAAATGAGCGACGAAGACACCCGACACGTCGCCGGCCTTATGCGCATTAACCATACCGGCGAAGTCTGCGCCCAGGCGCTGTACCAGGGCCAGGCCCTGACTGCCAAGCTGCCGCACGTGCGCGCCGCCATGGAACATGCCGCCGAAGAAGAAATCGACCACCTGGTCTGGTGCGAACAGCGCATCCAGCAGTTGGGCAGTCACACCAGCATTCTCAATCCGCTGTTTTATGGCATGTCGTTCGGGATTGGCGCTGTGGCCGGGTTGATCAGCGACAAGGTCAGCCTGGGGTTTGTGGCGGCTACCGAGCATCAGGTGTGCAAACACTTGAACGAGCATCTTGAACAACTGCCGGCCGAGGACGAAAAGTCACGGGCGATTCTTGAGCAGATGCGCATTGATGAAGAACACCATGCGGAGAGCGCACTGGACGCTGGCGGTTTCCGCTTCCCGGCGCCGGTGAAGTTCGGGATGAGTCTGTTGGCCAAGGTGATGACCAAGAGTACGTATCGGATTTGA
- a CDS encoding lipoate--protein ligase family protein — MTQPVALTVEAGLIAEQDLLAQVCTGDSEFGLLFWQPSDRALVMPRRLNRLPGFDAACEVSAAAGWPVLLRETGGEPVPQSAATINIALVYAAPRSEGDQNRIETAYRRLCDPICQLLDELGGVSSLGEVEGAFCDGRFNVNLDGRKMVGTAQRWRQSKGGTRPVGLVHGALLLDNERESMVAAVNRFNEVCGLEQRVRAESHIALHEKFAAPDALERLHALYRQLLAGMFDA; from the coding sequence ATGACCCAGCCCGTTGCCCTGACTGTCGAAGCTGGCCTGATTGCCGAGCAGGATCTGTTGGCGCAGGTGTGCACCGGCGATTCGGAGTTTGGCCTGTTGTTTTGGCAGCCAAGCGACCGGGCGCTGGTCATGCCGCGTCGGTTGAATCGTCTTCCGGGTTTCGACGCAGCCTGTGAGGTGTCGGCTGCTGCGGGTTGGCCGGTACTGTTGCGCGAAACCGGCGGTGAACCGGTCCCGCAGTCGGCGGCAACCATCAACATTGCCCTGGTCTACGCAGCTCCGCGCAGCGAAGGTGACCAGAATCGAATCGAAACCGCTTACCGTCGACTCTGCGACCCGATTTGTCAGCTGCTTGATGAGTTGGGCGGTGTTTCATCATTGGGGGAAGTCGAAGGCGCGTTCTGTGATGGCCGCTTCAACGTCAACCTCGACGGGCGCAAGATGGTCGGCACCGCTCAGCGCTGGCGCCAGAGCAAGGGCGGAACGCGTCCGGTAGGGTTGGTGCACGGGGCGTTGTTGCTGGATAACGAACGGGAATCGATGGTCGCGGCAGTCAACCGCTTCAATGAAGTGTGCGGCCTGGAACAGCGGGTTCGCGCCGAAAGCCACATTGCCTTGCATGAAAAGTTCGCCGCGCCTGATGCGCTGGAGCGCCTCCATGCGCTGTACCGCCAGTTGCTGGCAGGGATGTTCGACGCTTAA
- the hemJ gene encoding protoporphyrinogen oxidase HemJ yields MLYLWLKALHIVSMVCWFAGLFYLPRLFVYHAQSEDTVSKERFSIMERKLYRGIMGPAMIATLIFGIALIYLNPSIFSQGAWIHAKLTLVVFLIGYHHMCGAQVKRFARGENTRSHVFYRWFNEVPVLILLAIVILVVVRPF; encoded by the coding sequence ATGCTTTATCTGTGGCTCAAAGCGCTTCACATCGTCAGCATGGTCTGCTGGTTTGCCGGCCTGTTTTACCTGCCGCGACTGTTCGTCTATCACGCACAAAGCGAAGACACTGTCAGCAAGGAACGCTTCAGCATCATGGAGCGCAAGTTGTACCGAGGCATCATGGGCCCGGCGATGATCGCCACCCTGATCTTCGGTATTGCCCTGATCTACCTCAACCCGAGCATCTTCAGCCAGGGCGCGTGGATCCACGCCAAACTGACCCTCGTCGTCTTCCTGATCGGCTACCACCACATGTGCGGCGCACAGGTAAAACGTTTTGCCCGTGGCGAAAACACCCGCAGCCATGTCTTTTATCGCTGGTTCAATGAAGTGCCGGTTCTGATATTGCTGGCTATCGTAATTCTGGTCGTCGTTCGGCCGTTCTAA
- the crp gene encoding cAMP-activated global transcriptional regulator CRP: MVAITPTPKIKNLDKLLMHCQRHRYAAKSNIICAGDRSDTLFFIIKGSVTILIEDDDGREMIISYLNAGDFFGELGLFEQAGMEQERSAWVRAKVECEVAEISYAKFRELSQQDPDILYVLSGQIAQRLRNTTRKVGDLAFFDVTGRVARCLLELCKQPDAMTHPDGMQIKVTRQEIGRIVGCSREMVGRVLKDLEERNLVDVKGKTMVVFGTR; this comes from the coding sequence ATGGTTGCTATTACCCCAACACCCAAAATCAAGAACCTCGACAAGCTGTTGATGCATTGCCAGCGCCATCGTTATGCGGCCAAGAGCAACATCATCTGTGCTGGCGATCGTTCCGATACGCTGTTCTTCATCATCAAGGGCTCGGTCACCATCCTGATCGAGGATGACGACGGCCGCGAGATGATCATCTCCTATCTGAACGCCGGGGATTTCTTCGGCGAGCTCGGGTTGTTTGAACAGGCCGGGATGGAACAGGAACGCAGTGCCTGGGTACGCGCCAAGGTCGAATGCGAAGTCGCGGAAATCAGCTACGCCAAGTTCCGCGAACTGTCCCAGCAAGATCCAGACATTCTTTACGTACTCAGCGGACAAATCGCACAACGCCTGCGCAATACCACGCGCAAGGTCGGCGACCTGGCCTTCTTTGATGTGACCGGGCGTGTTGCCCGCTGCCTGCTGGAACTGTGCAAGCAGCCAGACGCCATGACCCACCCGGACGGCATGCAGATCAAGGTGACCCGTCAGGAGATCGGGCGGATTGTCGGGTGTTCCCGGGAGATGGTCGGTCGCGTACTCAAGGATCTGGAAGAACGCAACCTGGTGGACGTCAAAGGCAAGACCATGGTGGTCTTCGGTACGCGTTAA
- a CDS encoding histidine triad nucleotide-binding protein, whose translation MDTLFTKIINREIPAKIIYEDDQVLAFHDIAPQAPVHFLVIPKKAVRTLNDLTEEDKALAGHILFTAQRLALELGCEKGFRVVMNCNEEGGQTVYHIHMHVLGQRQMTWPPG comes from the coding sequence GTGGATACTCTGTTCACCAAGATCATCAACCGGGAAATCCCGGCCAAGATCATCTACGAGGACGACCAGGTACTGGCCTTCCACGACATCGCCCCACAGGCACCGGTGCATTTTCTGGTCATTCCGAAAAAAGCGGTGCGCACGCTCAATGACCTGACCGAAGAGGACAAGGCATTGGCCGGGCATATCCTGTTCACCGCCCAACGCCTGGCGCTGGAGCTGGGTTGCGAAAAGGGCTTCCGCGTTGTCATGAACTGCAATGAAGAAGGTGGGCAGACTGTCTATCACATTCATATGCATGTACTGGGTCAGCGCCAGATGACTTGGCCGCCGGGTTAA
- the argC gene encoding N-acetyl-gamma-glutamyl-phosphate reductase encodes MVKVGIVGGTGYTGVELLRLLAQHPQAEVVVITSRSEAGLAVADMYPNLRGHYDGLAFSVPDIKTLGACDVVFFATPHGVAHALAGELLAAGTKVIDLSADFRLQDADEWAKWYGQPHGAPELLEEAVYGLPEVNREQIKQARLIAVPGCYPTATQLGFLPLLEAGLADTSRLIADCKSGVSGAGRGAAVGSLYSETSESMKAYAVKGHRHLPEIRQGLRRASGKDVGLTFVPHLTPMIRGIHSTLYATVVDRSVDLQALFEKRYANEPFVDVMPAGSHPETRSVRGANVCRIAVHRPQDGDLVVVLSVIDNLVKGASGQAVQNLNILFGLDERLGLSHAGMLP; translated from the coding sequence ATGGTCAAGGTCGGTATCGTCGGCGGCACGGGTTACACCGGTGTCGAACTGCTGCGTCTGTTGGCACAGCATCCGCAAGCTGAAGTGGTAGTGATCACTTCCCGATCCGAGGCCGGTCTGGCCGTCGCTGACATGTACCCGAACCTGCGAGGCCATTACGACGGCCTGGCGTTCAGCGTTCCGGACATCAAGACCCTGGGCGCCTGCGACGTGGTGTTCTTCGCCACGCCGCACGGTGTTGCCCATGCCCTGGCCGGTGAGCTACTGGCTGCCGGGACCAAGGTCATCGATCTGTCGGCGGACTTCCGCCTGCAAGACGCTGATGAATGGGCCAAGTGGTACGGCCAGCCGCACGGTGCGCCAGAGTTGCTGGAGGAGGCGGTCTACGGCCTGCCGGAAGTCAATCGCGAGCAGATCAAGCAAGCGCGCCTGATCGCCGTGCCGGGTTGCTATCCAACCGCAACCCAGTTGGGTTTCCTGCCATTGCTCGAGGCAGGTCTGGCGGATACGTCCCGTTTGATCGCTGACTGCAAATCCGGTGTCAGCGGTGCCGGTCGTGGTGCTGCTGTAGGTTCGCTGTACTCCGAAACGTCGGAAAGCATGAAGGCCTATGCGGTCAAAGGGCATCGCCACCTGCCGGAAATTCGCCAGGGGCTGCGTCGCGCATCAGGCAAGGACGTTGGCCTGACCTTCGTTCCGCACCTGACGCCGATGATTCGTGGCATTCACTCGACGCTGTACGCGACCGTCGTCGATCGTTCAGTCGATCTGCAGGCGCTGTTTGAAAAACGTTATGCCAACGAACCGTTCGTCGATGTCATGCCGGCCGGTAGCCATCCGGAAACCCGCAGCGTGCGTGGTGCCAACGTTTGCCGAATCGCCGTGCATCGTCCACAGGACGGTGACCTTGTAGTGGTGTTGTCGGTGATCGATAACCTGGTCAAGGGTGCGTCGGGGCAGGCGGTGCAGAACCTGAACATCTTGTTCGGGCTGGATGAGCGCCTGGGGCTGTCCCACGCGGGCATGCTGCCGTAA
- a CDS encoding NAD(P)H-dependent flavin oxidoreductase — protein sequence MSLPALLEQHLRLPVVAAPMFLISNPQLVLACCQNGVVGSFPALNQRESSGFKAWLEEIEAGLATLENPAPYAVNLIVHNSNPRLQADLDICIEHKVPIVITSLGAVKELVDAVHSYGGLVFHDVTTRRHAEKAAEAGVDGLIAVAAGAGGHAGTWSPFSLIAEIRQFFDKTLLLAGCLNHGHEILAAQLLGADLAYFGTRFIGTTESHAPDAYKEMLLTSRAADIVHTPAVSGVPASFMRQSLEAAGFDTAALQGKGEVNFGSKLKPISDEAKAWKTVWSAGQGVGEIDDLPSVDQLVARLDAEYRKALEQAAQLQKRWPR from the coding sequence ATGTCGCTGCCCGCTCTGCTCGAACAACATCTGCGCCTGCCGGTAGTGGCCGCGCCGATGTTCTTGATTTCCAATCCTCAGTTGGTGCTGGCCTGCTGCCAGAATGGCGTGGTGGGCAGCTTTCCAGCGCTGAACCAGCGCGAGAGCAGCGGCTTCAAGGCCTGGCTGGAAGAGATCGAGGCAGGCTTGGCGACGCTGGAGAACCCGGCGCCTTACGCAGTGAACCTGATCGTCCACAACAGCAATCCGCGGCTGCAAGCTGACCTGGATATCTGCATCGAGCACAAAGTGCCGATCGTGATCACCAGCCTCGGTGCCGTGAAAGAGCTGGTGGACGCAGTACACAGTTACGGCGGCCTGGTGTTTCACGACGTGACGACTCGCCGCCACGCGGAGAAAGCCGCCGAGGCGGGCGTCGACGGTTTGATCGCCGTCGCTGCGGGAGCCGGCGGACACGCCGGAACCTGGAGCCCGTTTTCGCTGATTGCCGAGATTCGCCAGTTCTTCGATAAGACCTTGCTGCTGGCCGGCTGCCTGAACCACGGCCACGAGATTCTGGCTGCACAATTGCTCGGTGCGGATTTGGCCTACTTTGGTACGCGATTTATCGGCACCACAGAAAGTCACGCACCTGACGCCTACAAGGAGATGTTGCTGACATCCAGAGCGGCGGACATTGTTCATACTCCAGCGGTGTCGGGCGTACCGGCGAGTTTCATGCGCCAGAGCCTGGAAGCCGCCGGTTTCGACACGGCAGCCTTGCAAGGCAAGGGCGAAGTGAACTTCGGTTCCAAGCTCAAACCTATCAGTGATGAAGCCAAAGCCTGGAAAACCGTGTGGTCTGCCGGCCAGGGCGTCGGGGAGATCGATGACTTACCGAGTGTCGACCAATTGGTCGCGCGACTGGACGCGGAATACCGAAAGGCCCTGGAACAGGCCGCACAATTGCAAAAACGCTGGCCGCGCTGA
- the trpC gene encoding indole-3-glycerol phosphate synthase TrpC — MSVPTVLENILARKVQEVAERSARVSLAELESLAKAADAPRGFAQALIAQAKLKHPAVIAEIKKASPSKGVIRENFVPADIAKSYEKGGATCLSVLTDIDYFQGADAYLQQARAACKLPVIRKDFMIDPYQIVEARALGADCVLLIVSALDDVKMAELAAVAKSVGLDVLVEVHDGNELERALKTLDTPLVGVNNRNLHTFDVNLETTLDLLPRIPRDRLVITESGIFNRADVELMEISDVYAFLVGEAFMRAESPGTELQRLFFPERGTAVSGSTLD; from the coding sequence ATGAGTGTACCGACGGTTCTGGAAAACATTCTGGCCCGCAAGGTCCAGGAAGTTGCCGAGCGTAGCGCTCGTGTCAGCCTGGCCGAACTGGAAAGCCTGGCCAAGGCTGCCGATGCACCCCGTGGTTTTGCCCAGGCCCTGATTGCCCAGGCCAAGCTCAAGCACCCGGCGGTGATTGCCGAGATCAAAAAAGCTTCACCGAGCAAAGGCGTGATTCGCGAGAACTTCGTGCCGGCCGACATCGCCAAGAGTTACGAGAAGGGCGGCGCCACTTGCCTCTCCGTACTTACCGATATCGATTACTTCCAGGGCGCCGATGCCTACCTGCAACAGGCGCGCGCCGCGTGCAAACTGCCGGTGATCCGCAAGGACTTCATGATCGATCCGTACCAGATCGTTGAAGCCCGTGCCCTGGGCGCCGACTGCGTGCTGTTGATCGTCTCCGCGCTGGACGACGTGAAGATGGCCGAACTGGCCGCCGTGGCCAAAAGCGTCGGCCTCGATGTGCTGGTGGAAGTCCACGATGGCAACGAGCTGGAGCGGGCCTTGAAAACCCTCGACACGCCGTTAGTGGGTGTGAACAACCGCAACCTGCACACCTTCGACGTCAACCTGGAAACCACCCTCGACCTGTTGCCGCGCATCCCCCGCGATCGCCTGGTGATTACCGAGAGTGGCATTTTCAATCGCGCCGATGTCGAGTTGATGGAAATCAGCGACGTGTACGCATTCCTGGTCGGCGAAGCGTTCATGCGTGCCGAAAGCCCTGGCACTGAACTGCAGCGTTTGTTCTTTCCAGAGCGCGGCACTGCGGTGAGCGGTTCTACACTCGACTGA
- the trpD gene encoding anthranilate phosphoribosyltransferase, whose translation MNIKTALSRIVDHLDLSTDEMRDVMREIMTGQCSDAQIGAFMMAMRMKSESIDEIVGAVSVMRELADKVELKTLDGVVDVVGTGGDGANIFNVSTASSFVVAAAGCTVAKHGNRAVSGKSGSADLLEAAGIYLNLTPVQVARCIDNVGIGFMFAQTHHSAMKYAAGPRKDLGLRTLFNMLGPLTNPAGVKHQVVGVFNPALCRPLAEVLQRLGSKHVLVVHSKDGLDEFSLAAPTFVAELKNDQITEYWVEPEDLGMKSQSLHGLAVDSPAASLELIRDALGKRKTENGQKAAEMIVLNAGAALYAADHATSLKEGVALAHDALHTGLAREKLEELGAFTAVFRVENEG comes from the coding sequence ATGAACATCAAGACAGCCCTGAGCCGTATCGTCGATCACCTCGACCTCAGCACCGATGAAATGCGCGATGTGATGCGCGAAATCATGACCGGGCAATGCTCGGACGCGCAGATCGGCGCGTTCATGATGGCCATGCGCATGAAGAGCGAGAGCATCGACGAAATCGTCGGCGCGGTGTCGGTCATGCGCGAGCTGGCGGACAAGGTCGAGCTCAAGACTCTCGACGGCGTGGTCGATGTGGTCGGCACCGGTGGTGATGGTGCAAATATTTTCAACGTCTCGACCGCTTCTTCCTTCGTGGTCGCGGCGGCCGGGTGCACCGTGGCCAAACACGGTAACCGTGCGGTCTCGGGCAAAAGCGGCAGCGCGGACTTGCTGGAGGCGGCCGGGATTTACCTGAACCTGACGCCGGTCCAGGTCGCACGCTGCATCGATAACGTCGGCATCGGTTTCATGTTCGCCCAGACTCATCACAGCGCCATGAAGTACGCCGCCGGTCCGCGCAAGGACCTTGGCCTGCGCACCCTGTTCAACATGCTCGGCCCGCTTACGAATCCGGCCGGCGTGAAACATCAGGTGGTGGGCGTGTTCAACCCGGCGCTGTGCCGGCCACTGGCCGAAGTCTTGCAGCGTCTGGGCAGCAAACATGTGTTGGTGGTGCACTCGAAGGATGGCCTGGACGAGTTCAGCCTCGCCGCGCCAACGTTTGTCGCGGAACTGAAGAACGATCAGATCACCGAGTATTGGGTCGAGCCGGAAGACTTGGGCATGAAGAGCCAGAGCCTGCACGGTCTGGCGGTGGACAGCCCGGCTGCATCCCTCGAACTGATTCGCGATGCCCTGGGCAAGCGCAAGACCGAGAACGGCCAGAAAGCCGCCGAGATGATTGTGCTCAATGCCGGTGCCGCGCTGTATGCCGCCGACCACGCAACAAGTTTGAAAGAGGGCGTTGCCCTGGCGCACGACGCGCTGCACACCGGCCTCGCTCGGGAGAAACTCGAGGAGTTGGGTGCGTTTACCGCGGTATTTCGAGTGGAGAATGAGGGATGA